The following coding sequences lie in one Amycolatopsis cihanbeyliensis genomic window:
- a CDS encoding SCO4402 family protein produces the protein MTSVVRYPDMRANVVGAVRALADPEFQRRAWIRKGPPQPGFAFDFTFYVNVLDDVRMREDPAATIGEILRNQKEVDVMKELASSLESLFHELGVERTDEEYLASPLWKPVVAAAKDALVILEEDS, from the coding sequence ATGACATCGGTAGTCCGGTACCCGGATATGAGGGCCAACGTTGTAGGTGCCGTACGAGCTCTGGCTGACCCAGAGTTTCAGCGGAGAGCGTGGATTCGAAAGGGTCCACCTCAACCCGGATTTGCCTTTGACTTCACATTCTATGTCAACGTTTTAGATGACGTGCGTATGCGGGAAGATCCGGCGGCGACGATAGGAGAAATTCTCCGAAATCAGAAAGAAGTAGACGTGATGAAGGAATTGGCTTCCTCTTTAGAGAGCCTGTTCCACGAACTGGGCGTCGAGCGGACAGATGAAGAGTATCTGGCGTCGCCGCTCTGGAAGCCTGTGGTCGCTGCGGCAAAGGATGCGCTGGTCATCTTGGAAGAAGACAGCTGA
- a CDS encoding IS5 family transposase — translation MTTQFADEPAGPNEIEAARLLLSRMGVDPADLLTAPEARPEPPDHAIGRSRGGWSTKVHHLVDGNGRPLAALVGPGQAGDAPMFPHLMRHLHVARLGRGRARTRPERVRGDKAYSSKAIRGHLRDRRITAVIPEPTDQAGHRKRRGSRGGRPPAFDSVDYHRRNVVERHFNLLKQWRGLATRYDKLAIVYRSAVVLHAMITWTKALSDTP, via the coding sequence ATGACCACCCAGTTCGCTGACGAGCCCGCCGGACCCAACGAGATCGAAGCCGCCCGGCTCTTGCTGTCCCGCATGGGTGTGGATCCGGCTGATCTGCTGACCGCCCCGGAGGCCCGGCCCGAGCCGCCTGACCATGCGATCGGTCGTTCCCGCGGCGGCTGGAGCACGAAGGTGCACCACCTCGTCGATGGCAACGGCCGACCGCTGGCGGCGTTGGTCGGTCCTGGCCAGGCCGGGGACGCACCGATGTTCCCGCACCTGATGCGGCATCTGCATGTCGCGCGCCTCGGACGCGGTCGAGCTCGCACCCGGCCCGAGCGTGTCCGCGGCGACAAGGCCTACTCCTCAAAAGCGATCCGCGGACACTTGCGCGACCGCCGCATCACCGCCGTGATCCCCGAGCCGACCGATCAGGCTGGGCACCGCAAACGCCGCGGTTCCCGCGGCGGACGCCCACCCGCCTTCGACTCGGTCGATTACCACCGCCGCAACGTCGTCGAACGCCACTTCAACCTGCTCAAGCAATGGCGGGGCCTGGCTACTCGCTACGACAAACTCGCCATCGTCTACCGCTCCGCGGTCGTCCTCCACGCCATGATCACCTGGACAAAGGCATTGTCAGACACGCCTTAG
- a CDS encoding ALF repeat-containing protein, with the protein MADDPPTSDRGRVLELWRSGGPAMRAAAEDALVGSDEAVREFLATGRQVAAEHDYRIKVARLLATGGRGVKDAAQQALNGPVEELPAFLESGWQGPWEHDLRVHVAQIMAAGGRGVREAAQQALDGTVEDLWEFVRSGQHQAREHDDRVRVAQLLASGGPEVQKAAQVALDGTVEDLRYFLETGQHVARERDAETTTVAGLAAVAREAGKRAAAETEAAKQATEKALHAARLAKEAAQRAAAETAAAKDNATQAAAAAGRAANAAERAAQAAQEAIGAANAANAAARVAANAAARASTAASLASQAAARAYGAASAAANDASQAAAARQAAVDAGNVAASARQAAQAAKAVGEAARAAGDAARAAINAGSNAAAAGQAAHEASGHSAAAGAQADRARAAAARAKSAAARATRAANAADALARAAGRAANEAHAAANRAADHAEAAARAADEAAKHAGDAERAAEAAAAHAAAAKTAAQEATAAANQAREVEQAARQAEAERLATQTEQAVQAARDLRAEYDKHKSDIAWDTEEAVRRDEEAKRLLAEARQPDTPTETVVSNGRRVAMHVLTTGGPWSQAAAETALAGTEAQVVEFVKVDLALATEQDDRSRVAHVAATGTPEALRQAAEAALSGSYEQVLEFLRNQNYEGRKHDDRIAIARILEGAGPAVRDAANAALDGTPADQREFLRTGQYAAREHDERIAVAQALSSGGPEVKAAAEIALEGPPELMREFLTVGKARAEQRDQATASHVATVQRYVAQAAQSAAEANKNAAIAAEQAAIARRAADEAAAHAARARQSANEAQGYADQARTSARQAQEYANEAAESARRARSAAAAARQDARRAANSAAQAESSAASARVFAAQAAGYAAQARASAEAAGRDAAAAAQAASEAVAHYLRLHREEEAQRRRDAANGAGPQDRLTQFDNSTFLTYSDGNCYLNGILLPAKLGTGSCVGLAHDFDIWLGWDAGNINWDMLRGREDAAEQLLKEYCRDRPEACGPELRKQLANANLAIVPFRYYEGGLGSIFRSFGRALGFISKIPGLRSLAPKTGGWLPQKAIGKLPEHWGPGIPNKKGVGFRWFGPNSSSQGVRIDKAVPGSSNPSQQVNHVIVRDGGKVIGRDGKPIRGRIEDDPVNAHIPLSEWLKWSKWNTP; encoded by the coding sequence ATGGCTGACGACCCGCCGACCAGTGACCGTGGTCGGGTGCTGGAGCTGTGGCGGTCCGGCGGACCCGCTATGCGAGCAGCCGCCGAGGACGCCCTGGTCGGCTCGGACGAGGCGGTGCGGGAATTCCTGGCCACGGGGCGACAGGTCGCTGCCGAGCATGACTACCGCATCAAGGTCGCCCGCCTGCTCGCGACCGGTGGCCGAGGGGTCAAGGACGCCGCCCAGCAAGCCTTGAACGGGCCGGTCGAGGAACTACCGGCGTTCCTCGAGTCCGGGTGGCAAGGCCCGTGGGAGCACGACCTGCGGGTCCACGTCGCGCAGATCATGGCCGCCGGCGGCCGTGGAGTGCGCGAAGCTGCGCAGCAGGCGCTCGACGGCACAGTCGAGGACCTTTGGGAGTTCGTCCGCTCGGGCCAGCATCAGGCCAGGGAACACGATGACCGGGTCCGCGTGGCTCAGCTACTCGCCAGCGGCGGACCCGAAGTTCAAAAGGCCGCGCAGGTCGCACTGGACGGCACGGTCGAGGACCTGCGGTACTTCCTGGAAACCGGCCAACACGTGGCACGGGAACGCGACGCCGAAACCACCACCGTCGCTGGCCTGGCAGCCGTAGCGCGAGAGGCTGGCAAACGCGCCGCCGCTGAGACCGAAGCCGCCAAGCAAGCCACCGAGAAGGCACTGCACGCGGCCCGACTCGCCAAGGAAGCCGCCCAACGCGCCGCCGCCGAAACCGCCGCCGCCAAGGACAACGCCACCCAGGCTGCCGCAGCCGCTGGGCGGGCTGCCAACGCTGCGGAACGAGCGGCTCAGGCGGCGCAGGAGGCGATCGGTGCTGCCAACGCCGCCAACGCTGCGGCCCGGGTAGCTGCCAATGCGGCCGCTCGGGCGTCAACGGCGGCATCGCTGGCGAGCCAGGCCGCGGCCCGCGCTTACGGAGCCGCCTCCGCAGCCGCCAACGACGCCAGTCAGGCGGCCGCAGCACGTCAGGCCGCCGTCGACGCCGGAAACGTCGCCGCCAGCGCCCGACAAGCCGCCCAAGCCGCCAAAGCAGTCGGCGAGGCTGCCCGCGCCGCTGGTGACGCCGCGCGAGCTGCCATCAATGCAGGCAGCAACGCCGCAGCAGCGGGACAAGCGGCACACGAAGCCAGCGGCCACTCCGCAGCCGCCGGTGCACAGGCAGACCGAGCTCGCGCAGCTGCCGCACGAGCCAAGAGCGCCGCAGCTCGCGCCACACGAGCGGCCAACGCCGCCGACGCCCTCGCCCGTGCTGCGGGCAGGGCAGCCAACGAGGCCCATGCCGCCGCCAACCGAGCAGCCGACCACGCCGAGGCTGCGGCACGCGCCGCCGACGAAGCAGCCAAACACGCAGGGGACGCCGAACGCGCCGCCGAAGCCGCAGCAGCACACGCCGCCGCCGCCAAAACCGCTGCTCAGGAAGCCACGGCGGCCGCGAACCAGGCACGCGAGGTTGAACAAGCCGCCCGCCAAGCCGAAGCCGAGCGACTGGCGACCCAAACTGAACAAGCAGTACAGGCGGCGCGTGACCTGCGCGCGGAGTACGACAAGCACAAGTCCGACATCGCGTGGGACACCGAAGAAGCGGTTCGCCGCGACGAAGAAGCCAAGCGGCTCCTCGCCGAAGCCCGCCAGCCTGATACCCCGACCGAAACGGTCGTCAGCAATGGTCGACGGGTTGCCATGCATGTCCTGACCACGGGCGGCCCCTGGAGCCAAGCCGCAGCAGAGACGGCGCTCGCCGGCACCGAAGCTCAAGTCGTCGAGTTCGTCAAGGTTGACCTCGCCCTGGCCACCGAGCAAGACGATCGATCCCGCGTCGCCCACGTCGCCGCCACGGGTACGCCCGAGGCGCTGCGCCAGGCGGCGGAGGCGGCACTCAGCGGCAGTTACGAACAAGTGCTGGAGTTCCTCCGGAACCAGAACTACGAGGGCAGGAAACACGACGACCGCATCGCGATCGCCCGAATTCTCGAAGGCGCCGGACCGGCCGTGCGAGACGCCGCCAACGCCGCACTTGACGGCACACCCGCCGACCAGCGCGAGTTTCTGCGAACCGGCCAGTACGCTGCTCGCGAACACGACGAACGCATCGCCGTCGCACAGGCACTGTCCTCCGGAGGCCCCGAGGTCAAAGCGGCCGCGGAGATCGCCCTCGAAGGACCACCGGAACTGATGCGTGAGTTCCTCACCGTCGGTAAAGCCCGGGCCGAGCAACGCGACCAGGCGACCGCCTCCCACGTCGCCACCGTGCAACGTTACGTAGCGCAAGCCGCCCAATCGGCAGCCGAAGCGAACAAGAACGCCGCCATCGCCGCCGAACAGGCAGCCATCGCCCGCCGAGCCGCCGACGAAGCCGCCGCACACGCCGCACGAGCCCGCCAATCAGCAAACGAAGCTCAAGGCTACGCTGACCAGGCTCGCACCTCAGCCCGACAGGCGCAGGAGTACGCCAACGAAGCCGCCGAATCCGCCCGCCGAGCTCGCTCCGCCGCAGCTGCCGCTCGCCAAGACGCGCGCAGAGCTGCCAACTCTGCAGCGCAGGCGGAAAGCTCCGCTGCGAGTGCACGTGTCTTCGCTGCCCAAGCGGCCGGTTACGCCGCACAAGCACGCGCTTCGGCGGAAGCCGCAGGCAGGGATGCCGCTGCCGCTGCTCAGGCCGCCAGCGAAGCGGTCGCACACTACCTGCGGCTACACCGCGAGGAAGAAGCCCAACGGCGACGAGACGCAGCAAACGGGGCGGGACCCCAAGACAGGCTAACCCAGTTCGACAACTCGACATTCTTGACCTATTCTGACGGAAATTGCTACCTGAATGGAATCCTGCTGCCGGCGAAGCTGGGCACAGGTTCCTGCGTTGGCCTGGCCCATGACTTTGATATTTGGCTGGGCTGGGACGCCGGAAACATAAACTGGGATATGCTCCGGGGTCGTGAGGATGCCGCAGAACAGCTCCTCAAAGAGTATTGTAGAGACCGGCCGGAGGCCTGTGGTCCTGAGCTTCGGAAGCAGCTGGCTAACGCAAACCTTGCCATAGTGCCATTCCGATACTACGAGGGGGGACTAGGGTCGATCTTTCGGTCGTTCGGTAGAGCCCTAGGTTTCATCTCCAAGATCCCCGGCTTGAGAAGCTTGGCCCCGAAGACCGGAGGTTGGCTTCCACAGAAAGCTATCGGTAAACTTCCCGAGCATTGGGGGCCCGGGATTCCGAACAAGAAGGGGGTCGGCTTTAGGTGGTTCGGACCAAATTCGAGTAGTCAGGGTGTTCGTATCGATAAAGCCGTTCCTGGCTCATCGAACCCGAGTCAGCAAGTGAACCACGTGATTGTACGGGATGGTGGTAAGGTGATCGGGAGAGATGGAAAGCCGATCAGGGGAAGAATTGAGGACGATCCAGTGAACGCGCACATCCCGTTGTCTGAGTGGCTCAAGTGGTCGAAATGGAACACTCCATGA
- a CDS encoding SAM-dependent methyltransferase, whose product MAGPGYSLRQTRHRLPLRGRPPRHDHLDKGIVRHALGLGLRRPSVARVYDYYLGGDAAYSIDRDFADNVFVGFPMLRDIAKANRVFLHRVVRHLVRRGITQFIDIGSGLPTMQPAHQVADHLASPPDEQTNRPPGRWGSSCQTESHGRAEFATTPRPNTACSATSTVGTTPRRIQASLHELSPDEHEDAYLRAQGDTHR is encoded by the coding sequence ATGGCGGGGCCTGGCTACTCGCTACGACAAACTCGCCATCGTCTACCGCTCCGCGGTCGTCCTCCACGCCATGATCACCTGGACAAAGGCATTGTCAGACACGCCTTAGGCCTCGGCCTCCGCCGGCCCAGCGTCGCGCGCGTCTACGACTACTACCTCGGCGGCGACGCCGCCTACAGCATCGACCGCGACTTCGCCGACAACGTCTTCGTCGGATTCCCCATGCTCCGGGACATCGCCAAAGCCAACCGCGTCTTCCTGCACCGCGTCGTGCGCCACCTCGTCCGCCGCGGCATCACCCAGTTCATCGACATCGGCTCCGGCCTGCCCACCATGCAACCCGCCCACCAAGTCGCCGACCACCTCGCCTCGCCCCCTGACGAACAGACCAACAGGCCGCCAGGTCGCTGGGGCTCCTCCTGCCAGACAGAGTCGCACGGTAGGGCAGAATTCGCCACCACGCCGAGGCCGAACACGGCCTGCTCCGCTACATCGACGGTTGGTACAACCCCGCGCCGGATCCAAGCCAGCCTCCACGAACTGTCCCCCGACGAGCACGAAGACGCCTACCTTCGCGCCCAAGGCGACACCCACAGATAA
- a CDS encoding AbrB/MazE/SpoVT family DNA-binding domain-containing protein encodes MTDRLVTALVPPVQARATTSAPPPTPTNPPPLATLVRRDTLQYGMGRIDASGRVSDKSLLRALGWRPGQRLGVTAVEQAVVVFPDPAGVFAVSHTHYVVLPAPVRRRCGFRPGDRVLLAADPDHRVLVVHPTVALDRMLIAYHTSLAGGKER; translated from the coding sequence ATGACTGACCGCCTGGTGACCGCGCTCGTACCGCCGGTTCAGGCCCGGGCCACCACGTCGGCCCCACCACCCACGCCGACGAACCCGCCCCCGCTGGCGACGCTGGTCCGGCGGGACACCCTGCAGTACGGCATGGGCCGCATCGACGCCTCCGGCCGGGTCTCCGACAAATCCCTCCTGCGCGCACTGGGCTGGCGTCCGGGACAGCGCCTGGGCGTCACCGCAGTCGAGCAGGCGGTCGTGGTATTCCCCGACCCGGCGGGCGTGTTCGCCGTCTCCCACACCCACTACGTGGTGCTACCCGCCCCGGTCCGCCGCCGGTGCGGCTTCCGCCCCGGCGACCGCGTCCTGCTCGCCGCCGACCCCGACCACCGCGTCCTAGTGGTACACCCGACAGTCGCGCTGGACCGCATGCTGATCGCCTACCATACCTCCCTGGCGGGAGGTAAAGAGCGATGA
- a CDS encoding transposase family protein → MIAYRAILDVPRELAWFLSRLLHAERRERGTRRGSRALTCFRQAVFGLRWFRDNRDVAALARDHRISRATGYRYLTEVIEVLAAQAPDLHDALCQAKAYGAPHLVLDGTVFSTDRLGEKTTSVKGEQIDAWYSGKARKSGGNVQALMDPDGFPLWVSEVEPGSVHDLTAARDQVLGALYWAASRLDLSTLADPGYEGAGIGVHTPIKQPANGRALDADARTYNALLRSLRCLGERGFALLTGRWRSLRHLTTSPRRIGDIVQAALVLTHFEHGRLT, encoded by the coding sequence GTGATTGCCTATCGTGCCATCCTCGACGTGCCGCGTGAACTGGCCTGGTTCCTCAGCCGGCTCCTGCACGCCGAGCGTCGCGAGCGCGGCACCCGCCGCGGTAGCCGGGCGCTGACGTGTTTTCGACAGGCCGTGTTCGGGCTGCGCTGGTTCCGGGACAACCGCGACGTGGCCGCGCTCGCGCGTGATCACCGCATCTCGCGGGCGACCGGCTACCGCTATCTCACCGAGGTGATTGAGGTGCTCGCCGCCCAGGCGCCGGACCTGCACGATGCGCTTTGTCAGGCCAAAGCCTACGGCGCGCCGCATCTGGTCTTGGACGGGACGGTGTTCTCCACCGATCGGCTCGGCGAGAAGACCACCAGCGTCAAGGGTGAACAGATCGACGCCTGGTACTCCGGCAAGGCCCGCAAGTCGGGCGGCAACGTGCAGGCGCTGATGGACCCAGATGGCTTCCCGCTGTGGGTCTCCGAGGTCGAGCCCGGCTCGGTGCACGACCTGACCGCGGCCCGCGACCAGGTCCTCGGCGCGCTGTACTGGGCCGCCTCCCGGCTGGACCTGTCCACGCTGGCCGATCCCGGCTACGAAGGGGCGGGAATCGGTGTGCACACGCCCATCAAGCAGCCAGCCAACGGGCGAGCACTCGATGCGGACGCCCGGACCTACAACGCGCTGCTGCGCAGTCTGCGCTGCCTCGGCGAACGTGGCTTCGCGCTACTGACCGGGCGCTGGCGATCGCTGCGCCATCTCACGACCAGCCCTCGCAGGATCGGCGACATCGTCCAAGCCGCCCTCGTGCTCACCCATTTCGAACACGGCCGACTCACGTAA